One genomic segment of Aquipluma nitroreducens includes these proteins:
- a CDS encoding sugar phosphate isomerase/epimerase family protein has protein sequence MKFRIQILFFLLLEVGSLSAKKSKPLFPQTPGMVSYTYRNSFAKDVAATLDTLKNLGITDMEFSNLFKRTASDIRKLLDERGMICSSFGVGYPDLTTKTHEVGENAKTLGAKFVRVAWIPHDGPFTLEVAQRTVKDFNAAGKILKDEFGITFCYHNHGYEFEPYENGTLFDYIMKNTDPNYVSFEIDILWTFFPGVDPAKLIAKYPERFKLLHLKDLRKGITGNKSGGTAVENDVALGTGQLDIPAILKAAKKAGVKHYYIEDESPSYAKQVPQTMAYLKSLTY, from the coding sequence ATGAAATTTAGAATACAAATTTTGTTTTTTCTTTTGCTTGAAGTCGGATCTCTAAGTGCAAAAAAGAGCAAACCACTTTTTCCACAAACTCCGGGAATGGTGTCATACACTTACCGCAATAGTTTTGCAAAAGATGTGGCAGCTACACTCGATACCCTTAAAAATTTGGGTATTACAGATATGGAATTTTCTAATTTATTTAAGCGAACAGCTTCTGATATTCGTAAACTGCTCGATGAAAGAGGAATGATCTGTTCATCATTTGGAGTTGGCTATCCTGATCTGACAACCAAAACACATGAAGTTGGTGAGAATGCAAAGACCCTGGGCGCAAAATTTGTACGTGTTGCGTGGATTCCCCACGATGGACCATTTACCCTTGAAGTGGCTCAGCGTACGGTTAAAGATTTTAATGCCGCTGGTAAAATTCTGAAAGATGAATTTGGTATCACATTTTGCTACCACAATCATGGATATGAATTTGAACCTTACGAAAACGGTACATTGTTCGATTACATCATGAAGAATACCGATCCGAATTACGTAAGTTTCGAGATCGATATTTTATGGACATTCTTTCCTGGTGTGGATCCGGCTAAACTAATCGCAAAATATCCGGAACGCTTTAAACTGTTGCATCTAAAAGACCTTCGGAAAGGTATTACAGGTAATAAATCCGGAGGAACAGCTGTTGAAAACGATGTGGCATTAGGAACAGGGCAATTGGATATTCCAGCTATTCTGAAAGCTGCAAAAAAAGCAGGTGTCAAACATTATTACATTGAAGATGAAAGTCCGAGTTATGCCAAACAGGTGCCCCAGACAATGGCATATTTGAAAAGTTTGACGTACTAA
- a CDS encoding 3-keto-disaccharide hydrolase produces MNKTRTNLLLSLIFVCISFVLISCFSPKGDSSSNVPNTLSTKEIEEGWTLLWDGKSFNGWRGIYKNDFPVHGWIIENGELICLGNEMPDSLKGGDIITDKKYGSFELTCEFKITDKGNSGIKYFVNESLKSSPGHGLGLEFAILDNENWPYDKPDYNRTCGSLYDLIRAPKNVKVQSKGEWNVALIIVDGNHIEHWLNGTKTVEIEKGNEKYNQLLAKSKYANIKGWGDFHDGHILLQDEGPRSSFRNIKIREIKI; encoded by the coding sequence ATGAATAAAACCAGAACTAATTTATTATTAAGCTTAATATTTGTTTGTATTAGCTTTGTATTAATCTCATGCTTTTCCCCAAAAGGAGATTCTTCTTCCAACGTACCCAACACCTTATCAACTAAAGAAATCGAAGAAGGTTGGACTCTTCTTTGGGATGGAAAATCTTTTAACGGTTGGAGAGGCATTTATAAAAATGATTTTCCGGTTCATGGTTGGATTATTGAAAATGGAGAATTGATATGCCTTGGAAATGAAATGCCAGACTCCCTGAAAGGAGGTGATATTATTACCGATAAGAAGTATGGGAGTTTTGAATTAACCTGTGAATTCAAAATTACGGATAAGGGAAATAGTGGAATTAAATATTTTGTCAATGAGTCACTTAAATCATCACCTGGTCATGGCCTTGGCTTAGAATTCGCAATTTTGGATAACGAAAATTGGCCTTATGATAAGCCTGATTACAACAGAACTTGTGGTTCATTGTATGATTTAATTCGGGCTCCTAAAAACGTAAAAGTTCAGTCTAAGGGAGAGTGGAATGTAGCGTTGATTATTGTTGATGGAAATCACATTGAACACTGGCTCAATGGAACAAAAACTGTTGAAATTGAAAAAGGCAATGAAAAGTATAATCAACTTTTGGCAAAGAGCAAATACGCGAATATTAAAGGCTGGGGTGATTTTCATGATGGTCATATATTATTGCAGGATGAAGGACCAAGGAGTTCATTTCGTAACATCAAAATAAGAGAAATTAAAATCTGA
- a CDS encoding RNA polymerase sigma-70 factor encodes MPSSGLNNTVKEKNLFLEFQGGNHATFDYFFDKYYRGLCVYAYRILKSSSEAEDLVQDFFVRVLENRATISIETSVKSYFIRSVHNRCLDNLAHKKVKINHEQFRLKMMNEEDMHEYPLLDSELTLLIERAIQHLPDGIRETFMTNRFEGLSYQQIAQQENISVKTVEYRISKALNILRKDLGDYLLLLFFMSRCNF; translated from the coding sequence ATGCCCTCTTCAGGCCTGAATAATACTGTAAAAGAAAAAAATCTATTCCTTGAATTTCAGGGTGGAAACCATGCTACATTCGACTATTTCTTCGATAAATATTATCGTGGGCTTTGTGTGTATGCATACCGGATACTAAAATCAAGCTCTGAAGCCGAAGACCTCGTGCAGGATTTTTTTGTTCGGGTTTTAGAGAACCGTGCAACTATTTCTATTGAAACCAGTGTCAAATCCTATTTTATTCGTTCAGTCCACAATCGCTGTCTCGATAATCTGGCGCACAAGAAGGTTAAAATCAACCACGAACAATTCAGGCTTAAAATGATGAACGAGGAAGATATGCACGAATATCCATTGCTCGACAGCGAACTAACCTTACTGATTGAACGGGCAATTCAGCATTTACCCGACGGGATTCGTGAAACATTCATGACTAATCGCTTTGAAGGTCTTAGCTATCAGCAAATCGCTCAACAGGAAAATATTTCGGTTAAAACGGTTGAATACCGTATCAGTAAGGCACTTAACATACTTCGCAAAGATTTGGGCGACTACCTTCTCTTGCTGTTTTTTATGAGCAGATGTAATTTTTAA
- a CDS encoding 3-keto-disaccharide hydrolase, whose amino-acid sequence MGKRILILFICSFFGIYLVSAQLPKLSQKEIKQGWTLLFDGVSTKGWITPAGKSVPAGWEIKNGCISTIKGGKGGDIITEGEYSDFDFSADFNIEPGCNSGIKYFYTKYETGGNLGMEYQIIDDKLGEDIEKENHLCGSFYDVLPVIAGKKKVNAPGEWNTIRIVSKGKKVEHWLNDVKILEFTRGDKTYTDAVALSKFNKAVPAFGMVEKGHILLQEHGGAVSFKNIKIKKL is encoded by the coding sequence ATGGGAAAGCGAATATTAATTTTATTCATTTGTTCTTTTTTCGGTATATATTTAGTATCAGCCCAGTTACCTAAACTTAGCCAAAAAGAAATCAAACAAGGTTGGACACTTTTATTTGACGGAGTTAGTACCAAGGGTTGGATAACACCAGCAGGAAAATCTGTTCCGGCAGGCTGGGAGATAAAAAATGGATGTATATCCACGATCAAGGGTGGTAAAGGCGGCGATATTATTACTGAAGGTGAGTATTCGGACTTTGATTTTTCTGCTGATTTTAATATCGAACCTGGATGTAACAGTGGAATAAAATATTTTTATACCAAATATGAAACCGGAGGAAATCTGGGAATGGAGTACCAGATCATTGATGATAAATTGGGTGAGGACATTGAAAAGGAGAATCATCTTTGTGGATCTTTTTATGATGTTTTGCCTGTAATTGCGGGTAAGAAAAAAGTAAATGCACCAGGCGAATGGAATACAATACGCATCGTATCCAAAGGAAAGAAAGTTGAACATTGGTTAAATGATGTGAAAATCCTTGAATTTACACGTGGAGACAAAACCTATACTGATGCCGTTGCACTCAGTAAATTTAACAAAGCAGTACCTGCTTTCGGAATGGTCGAAAAAGGACATATTCTATTGCAGGAACACGGTGGTGCGGTATCTTTTAAAAACATTAAAATCAAAAAATTATAA
- a CDS encoding Gfo/Idh/MocA family protein: protein MDNRRDFIKKVAVTSTGIAIGGTAFGFSAKSYKNIIGANDRIHVATIGLNGRGNSMSGTFAKQKNTEVSCVCDVDSRAMPKAINSVMKAGQTTTPISEGDCRKVLENKSIDAIYIATPDHWHAPLTIMGCQAGKHVYVEKPVSHNPREGEIAVAAARKYDRVVQMGAQRRSAPILTQGIEQLHKGIIGRVYLAKTWYTNTRKSLFLKPGTVPSWLDYDLWQGPAPRAPFQDGLIHYNWHWFWNYGTGEALNNGTHEVDVARWGLGVDFPIRVTSVGGRYHYQDDWQTPDTQVVTMDYPGRVSLMWENRSSNGRAIEGADRGIIFYGEKGSLDTGGDSYKVYDNDGKLINEVKSLIVEGALDGRNTASPSLGMDSLHVADFLDAIRNNRRPNCDVELGYKSVMAMQLGNISWRVGRDLKIDPKNGHIIGDSEAQKLWGREYEKGWEPKI, encoded by the coding sequence ATGGATAACAGACGCGATTTTATTAAGAAAGTAGCTGTCACTTCAACTGGCATCGCCATAGGCGGAACAGCATTTGGATTTAGTGCAAAAAGCTACAAGAATATTATTGGAGCGAATGACCGGATTCATGTTGCTACTATCGGTTTAAATGGCCGTGGAAACAGCATGTCTGGTACTTTCGCTAAACAGAAAAACACCGAGGTGTCATGTGTATGCGATGTTGATTCAAGAGCAATGCCTAAGGCAATCAATTCGGTAATGAAGGCAGGCCAGACCACTACACCTATATCAGAAGGCGATTGTCGCAAAGTATTGGAAAACAAATCAATTGATGCTATATACATTGCAACTCCCGATCATTGGCATGCACCACTCACCATTATGGGTTGTCAGGCCGGAAAACATGTTTATGTTGAAAAACCAGTATCGCATAATCCGAGAGAAGGCGAAATCGCTGTTGCTGCCGCACGAAAATATGACCGTGTTGTACAGATGGGTGCACAACGTCGTTCAGCACCAATACTTACTCAAGGTATCGAACAATTACACAAAGGAATTATCGGTCGCGTTTATTTGGCAAAAACCTGGTACACCAATACACGCAAATCATTGTTCCTGAAACCAGGAACCGTTCCTTCCTGGCTCGATTATGACTTATGGCAGGGACCTGCTCCACGCGCCCCTTTCCAGGATGGACTGATTCATTATAATTGGCATTGGTTCTGGAATTACGGTACAGGTGAAGCCTTGAACAATGGGACACATGAAGTTGATGTTGCCCGCTGGGGTCTTGGGGTAGACTTCCCAATCCGTGTTACTTCAGTGGGAGGTAGATATCATTATCAAGATGATTGGCAAACGCCTGACACACAGGTGGTCACTATGGATTATCCTGGCCGGGTATCTTTAATGTGGGAAAACCGAAGTTCCAATGGAAGAGCAATTGAAGGCGCTGATCGTGGCATTATCTTCTACGGAGAAAAAGGAAGTTTAGATACCGGTGGCGATAGCTATAAGGTATATGACAATGATGGTAAATTGATTAACGAAGTGAAATCGCTTATCGTAGAAGGTGCTTTAGACGGACGTAATACTGCCAGCCCGAGTTTAGGCATGGACAGCCTTCATGTTGCTGACTTTTTAGATGCAATAAGAAATAACCGACGTCCAAACTGTGATGTTGAATTAGGATATAAGAGCGTAATGGCCATGCAGTTGGGTAATATATCCTGGCGCGTGGGACGGGATCTTAAAATTGATCCAAAAAATGGCCATATTATTGGAGACTCCGAAGCCCAAAAATTATGGGGCAGGGAATATGAAAAAGGTTGGGAACCGAAAATTTAA